A part of Hydrogenobacter sp. T-8 genomic DNA contains:
- a CDS encoding YqhA family protein translates to MDRFVKAFVERGKAIAVLPALSLFISAVFLGFYGVYLSFETLYKVFTDPEYLDTAILSTKFIAVMDIHLLSVILYIFAVGLYELFVGKLNVPDWLKIESIDQLKAKLASVIILILAITFTKNVVKWKEPIETLLFGIAIAIVVGVLIFYYKVKEEH, encoded by the coding sequence ATGGACAGGTTTGTGAAGGCTTTTGTGGAGAGAGGCAAGGCAATTGCGGTGCTTCCAGCCTTGAGCCTTTTTATAAGTGCGGTTTTTCTTGGCTTTTATGGTGTTTATCTTTCCTTTGAAACCCTCTACAAGGTCTTTACAGACCCTGAGTATTTGGACACTGCCATACTTTCCACTAAGTTTATAGCGGTTATGGACATACACTTACTTTCGGTGATACTCTACATCTTTGCAGTAGGTCTTTATGAGCTCTTTGTAGGAAAGTTAAACGTTCCAGATTGGTTAAAGATTGAAAGCATAGACCAGCTCAAGGCTAAGCTGGCAAGCGTAATAATCCTAATACTTGCCATAACCTTTACAAAAAACGTGGTAAAGTGGAAAGAGCCTATTGAAACCCTTCTCTTTGGTATAGCCATTGCCATAGTGGTTGGCGTGCTTATCTTTTATTATAAGGTGAAAGAAGAGCATTGA
- a CDS encoding AAA family ATPase has product MLVRISLENFFFIKGEELYFDKGLNVITGETGTGKSLTVSSLLFLMGREGDYPEGTCVEAEFDLEGEQVILRREIVKGRSRYYLNGRGSTRKVVEEVLTSNLLLQGQNDRTKILRADFQREVYDRFVGCLELRKAVEGAYEEVLELEEKLRSINQRKIEREVRKRLISEELKQIEEVGLTPEEYELVKKRLEEINLAEKVNSLVLQGFSGIEMSLEGLKTLKKVLRELGIIGVSQDHTQIPQLLEDYLADLERDLRSKLISYSQEELDQLNEKVYKVQRLERKYRKDYQDIYRHMVLLREELQKLEEEEDAELLERELNLKREELYRLYEELSNKRLLAKEEFEKKVMEYLKSMGLEGASFKVFFERKEGRYGKEQVRFLFSSYGKDEREISEVASGGEISRLSLAFFMLSPPTQTYVLDEVDTGISGRTSIKLAKLLKELSKKTQLIVITHSPAIASASDKHFTTKRETIGDIPLIRIVELSGEEKIEEIARLMGTVNSKTLEGAKELIKEVCSV; this is encoded by the coding sequence ATGCTTGTCAGGATCAGCCTTGAAAACTTCTTTTTTATAAAAGGTGAGGAGCTCTATTTTGACAAGGGATTGAATGTTATAACTGGGGAGACTGGAACTGGGAAATCTCTTACCGTTTCCTCTTTGCTTTTCCTTATGGGGCGAGAAGGAGACTATCCAGAGGGGACATGTGTAGAGGCGGAGTTTGACCTTGAAGGGGAACAAGTTATCCTAAGAAGAGAGATAGTTAAGGGCAGAAGTAGGTATTATCTGAACGGAAGAGGTAGTACAAGAAAAGTAGTAGAGGAAGTCTTAACCTCTAACTTGCTTCTTCAGGGTCAAAACGATAGGACAAAGATCCTAAGGGCGGACTTTCAGAGAGAGGTCTATGACCGTTTCGTGGGTTGTCTGGAACTAAGAAAGGCTGTAGAAGGGGCTTACGAAGAGGTTTTGGAACTTGAAGAGAAACTAAGAAGCATAAACCAAAGGAAAATTGAAAGAGAAGTAAGAAAAAGGCTCATATCTGAGGAGTTAAAACAGATAGAGGAGGTGGGGCTAACGCCAGAAGAGTATGAGCTTGTAAAAAAGAGGCTTGAGGAGATAAACTTGGCAGAAAAGGTAAACAGCCTTGTACTCCAGGGGTTTTCAGGCATTGAAATGTCTTTGGAAGGTTTAAAGACTTTGAAAAAAGTCCTAAGGGAGCTGGGAATCATTGGAGTTTCGCAAGACCATACACAAATCCCTCAACTTCTTGAAGACTATCTGGCAGACCTTGAGAGAGACCTAAGGTCAAAGCTCATATCATACAGCCAAGAGGAGCTTGACCAACTCAATGAAAAGGTCTACAAGGTTCAAAGGCTTGAAAGGAAGTATAGAAAGGACTACCAAGATATATATAGGCATATGGTCCTACTAAGAGAAGAGCTCCAAAAACTTGAGGAAGAAGAGGACGCGGAGCTTTTGGAAAGGGAATTGAACTTAAAAAGAGAAGAGCTATATAGACTATACGAGGAGCTCAGCAATAAAAGGCTTTTGGCAAAGGAAGAGTTTGAGAAAAAGGTAATGGAATACCTGAAAAGTATGGGGCTTGAGGGGGCAAGCTTTAAGGTTTTCTTTGAGAGGAAAGAAGGCAGGTATGGCAAAGAGCAAGTGAGGTTTCTCTTTTCCTCTTACGGAAAGGATGAAAGAGAGATATCTGAGGTAGCATCAGGAGGTGAAATATCAAGGCTTTCTCTTGCCTTTTTTATGCTATCTCCACCTACTCAGACCTATGTGTTGGATGAAGTAGATACAGGCATAAGCGGTAGAACTTCCATAAAACTTGCCAAGCTACTCAAGGAGCTTTCAAAGAAGACCCAGCTTATAGTCATAACCCATTCACCCGCCATAGCCAGTGCGTCAGACAAGCACTTTACTACAAAAAGGGAAACCATTGGAGATATTCCCCTCATTAGGATAGTAGAGCTTTCTGGGGAAGAAAAAATTGAGGAAATAGCCAGGCTTATGGGAACGGTAAACAGCAAGACCTTAGAGGGAGCAAAAGAGCTTATAAAGGAGGTTTGCAGTGTTTGA
- a CDS encoding DNA methyltransferase, translating to MSEKDYTNICRILENLYEEAKRVYYENREISIDASLKNHLDVILSRVEQNKGVLSVLTTLLVYKLYNPSQNIKLHRAEFKGGFSGRTIDTKCVTPFMKSKDFPAMKESGWLTRSLEQPHPYDFNYPGKITPKEVKQAFLYIVHEVEDLKKSPKEALLYIFNRLLDIREKTRVRLPIPRNLTIDEILTKLESHFTHPYASRGRSRLPVLALYAIYKILVKELKRYENKRLADLLPHESPDDKTGMLGDIQVMDMEGKVYEVVEVKDRTIDYGVVLSALEKIKNSPPDRYYILTTREYVIDERVRGIINQTRSIYGTTLIINGVMQTIKYYLRLVRNPSDFIELYVELLEKDASIKREHKEAWMKLFT from the coding sequence ATGAGCGAAAAGGATTATACGAACATATGTAGAATTCTTGAAAATTTATACGAAGAAGCAAAGCGTGTTTACTATGAGAATAGAGAAATATCAATTGATGCTTCTTTGAAGAATCATCTTGATGTAATACTTAGCAGAGTAGAGCAAAACAAAGGTGTTTTAAGTGTTCTAACAACGCTCTTGGTTTACAAACTCTATAATCCATCTCAGAATATAAAACTCCACAGAGCAGAGTTTAAAGGTGGCTTTAGTGGTAGAACTATAGATACAAAATGTGTAACTCCTTTCATGAAAAGTAAGGATTTCCCCGCTATGAAGGAAAGTGGTTGGCTAACCAGGTCTCTTGAACAACCACATCCCTACGATTTTAACTACCCTGGCAAGATAACACCAAAAGAAGTGAAACAAGCCTTTCTGTATATTGTACATGAAGTGGAAGACCTAAAAAAGAGCCCAAAAGAAGCACTTCTATACATATTTAATAGGCTCTTAGATATAAGAGAAAAGACAAGAGTAAGACTCCCAATACCAAGAAATCTTACTATAGATGAAATTTTAACCAAGTTAGAAAGCCATTTTACACATCCATATGCTTCACGAGGAAGGTCAAGACTGCCGGTTTTAGCTTTGTATGCTATTTATAAAATTTTAGTAAAAGAGTTGAAAAGGTATGAGAATAAAAGGCTTGCGGATTTGCTTCCGCATGAATCTCCGGATGATAAAACTGGTATGCTTGGGGATATACAAGTTATGGACATGGAAGGCAAAGTATATGAAGTTGTAGAAGTTAAAGATAGAACCATAGACTATGGTGTTGTTTTATCAGCTCTGGAAAAGATCAAAAATTCACCACCGGATAGGTATTATATCCTGACTACGCGCGAGTATGTAATAGATGAGAGGGTAAGAGGAATAATAAATCAAACTCGCTCCATATATGGAACTACCCTGATTATAAATGGCGTCATGCAGACCATAAAATACTACTTAAGACTCGTAAGGAATCCTTCTGATTTTATTGAGCTTTATGTAGAGCTTTTAGAGAAAGATGCCAGCATAAAAAGAGAACATAAAGAGGCATGGATGAAGTTATTTACTTGA
- a CDS encoding sigma-54 interaction domain-containing protein, translating to MEKSLDLRELTIVNEVAKILSKGLEFTKSLEEVLKVLYSFWDVRHSYVALYRSEIKALKIVKAFGLTEEEAERGIFKKGEGIVGKVYKDGVPVFLSDTKINAYLNKTGLRERLEPGESFVAVPIRIGGEIIGVLAVFKDFGEESVERGVELLLIMGTMIGMLYKLDERISQEREEWEEEKRLLTKALSERYSVEGIVGKSPVIKNLLDLIERVAQTDVNVLITGESGTGKSLIAKAIHFMSKRKEKPFITINCSAIPETLLEAELFGYEKGSFTGAYTSKKGKFELASGGTVFLDEIGDMPLALQPKILRVIQDKEIERLGSEKTVKVDVRIISATNKNLSELVSQGQFREDLYYRLNVLPVHIPPLRERKEDIPILVDHFLEVFNQRYSKRVRLDPRIIEVFMEYPWPGNVRELENTIERLVILRDGLIREVDLPPYFFARLYDTGPKNMPQVIQSTERDEIIKALEKVGYVKSRAARLLGYTLRQLDYRIKKYQIEIKRY from the coding sequence ATGGAAAAGAGCTTAGACCTCAGGGAGCTTACCATAGTCAACGAGGTTGCCAAGATACTCAGTAAGGGTCTTGAGTTTACAAAAAGCCTTGAGGAAGTTCTAAAGGTTCTCTATTCCTTTTGGGATGTAAGGCATAGCTACGTGGCACTATATAGGTCTGAGATAAAAGCCCTTAAGATAGTCAAAGCCTTTGGACTAACAGAGGAAGAGGCTGAGAGGGGCATCTTTAAAAAGGGTGAGGGTATAGTGGGAAAGGTATATAAGGATGGCGTGCCTGTCTTTTTGTCAGATACAAAGATAAACGCCTATCTTAATAAGACTGGTCTCAGGGAAAGGCTTGAGCCTGGTGAAAGCTTTGTGGCAGTGCCTATTAGGATAGGTGGTGAAATAATTGGCGTGCTTGCGGTCTTTAAGGACTTCGGAGAGGAAAGCGTAGAGAGGGGTGTGGAACTTTTGCTAATAATGGGGACTATGATTGGCATGCTCTACAAATTGGATGAGAGGATAAGTCAGGAGAGGGAAGAGTGGGAGGAAGAAAAAAGGCTTCTCACGAAAGCTCTCAGCGAAAGATACAGCGTAGAGGGTATAGTGGGCAAAAGCCCAGTTATAAAGAACCTCCTTGACCTCATAGAAAGGGTCGCCCAGACCGATGTAAACGTGCTTATAACCGGTGAGAGCGGAACGGGTAAAAGTCTTATTGCAAAGGCTATACACTTTATGAGTAAGCGGAAAGAAAAGCCCTTTATAACCATAAACTGCAGTGCCATACCAGAAACCTTGCTTGAAGCGGAGCTTTTTGGATACGAAAAGGGTTCATTTACGGGTGCTTACACCTCAAAAAAGGGAAAGTTTGAACTGGCAAGTGGTGGAACGGTTTTTCTTGATGAAATAGGCGACATGCCCCTCGCCCTTCAGCCCAAGATACTAAGGGTCATACAGGACAAGGAAATAGAGAGGCTCGGCAGTGAAAAAACTGTAAAAGTGGATGTGCGCATAATCTCCGCCACCAACAAGAACCTTTCTGAGCTTGTCTCTCAAGGACAGTTTAGGGAAGACCTATACTACAGACTAAACGTTCTTCCTGTGCATATACCCCCTCTCAGGGAAAGAAAGGAAGACATCCCCATACTCGTAGACCACTTTTTGGAAGTCTTCAATCAAAGATATAGCAAAAGGGTCAGGCTTGACCCAAGGATCATTGAAGTTTTTATGGAGTATCCTTGGCCTGGTAACGTAAGAGAGCTGGAGAACACCATAGAGCGTCTTGTTATACTTAGAGATGGTTTGATAAGGGAAGTAGACCTACCCCCCTACTTTTTTGCAAGGCTTTATGACACAGGTCCCAAAAACATGCCACAGGTTATACAAAGCACGGAAAGAGATGAGATAATAAAGGCTCTTGAAAAGGTAGGATATGTAAAATCAAGAGCAGCAAGGCTTTTGGGATACACCCTGCGTCAGCTTGACTATAGGATAAAAAAGTATCAGATTGAGATAAAGAGGTATTAG
- a CDS encoding metal ABC transporter ATP-binding protein — translation MPEKVVEVKNLHFRYREDEPLIEDLSFYVEKGEFFGILGPNGAGKSTLLRILLGFIKPQGGEVKLFGESLDNFNQWKRIGYVPQRFSVEKSFTGNVGELLRAVAPKEKVGWVIAFLHLENLLNRPFVKLSGGEQQKVLLALALTTNPDLLVLDEPMTGLDIHAQEHIEHILKEVAKDRTVIVVSHDVGFVLRNARRILCIGMPFCKVIKPEEFQNLVRDLYRLHP, via the coding sequence GTGCCAGAGAAGGTAGTAGAGGTCAAAAACCTTCACTTTAGATACAGGGAGGATGAGCCTCTCATTGAAGACTTGAGCTTTTATGTGGAAAAGGGAGAGTTTTTTGGAATTCTTGGACCAAACGGTGCAGGAAAGAGCACGCTCTTGAGAATTTTGCTTGGCTTTATAAAGCCTCAAGGGGGAGAGGTAAAACTTTTTGGTGAGAGCTTGGATAACTTTAATCAATGGAAGAGGATAGGCTACGTGCCTCAAAGGTTCTCCGTGGAAAAATCCTTTACAGGTAATGTGGGGGAGCTTCTAAGAGCGGTTGCACCCAAAGAAAAAGTGGGTTGGGTTATAGCCTTCCTACACCTTGAAAACCTGCTAAACAGACCCTTTGTAAAGCTCTCTGGTGGAGAACAGCAAAAGGTTTTGCTTGCTCTTGCCCTTACCACAAACCCAGACCTTTTAGTCCTTGATGAGCCTATGACTGGTCTTGATATACACGCTCAAGAACATATAGAGCATATCCTAAAGGAGGTGGCAAAGGATAGAACGGTGATAGTGGTGTCTCATGATGTGGGCTTTGTGCTTAGGAACGCAAGAAGGATTCTGTGTATTGGTATGCCCTTCTGCAAGGTCATAAAGCCTGAGGAGTTTCAAAACTTGGTAAGAGACCTTTACAGATTGCATCCTTAA
- a CDS encoding DnaA ATPase domain-containing protein, with translation MRDFLLFVENRDRFAVGLFRQFKIEETPSRVLIITPTLEQKKWVLEYIRARLSDYEKEILVRSQEEGKKLQEDPPKDNLLPSYNFENFVVGKSNQLAYRICLEVSMNPGVYSPLFIYGGVGLGKTHLLHAVGNRARSNGYKALYRQAVEFSEEMIKSLKEGKIETFRKAYSNVDILLLDDVQFLSGKERTQVELFRVFEALQSAEKQIVLVSDRHPKDIRDVSERLLSRFASGLILEIGLDKETKLSIIKNKLLLFGLPTDKRHIDYVMENTGYSVREIEGFIKTLKFTGIREEQPTQALSKEEDLIKHVAKYFNLRTEDLKRETRERKVLKARQTAMYLCRTLLHMSYSEIARLFGKPDHTSALYSIKKVEEKKQQDRKFAYTLEMLEKSIKKHLGLN, from the coding sequence ATGAGGGACTTTTTACTTTTTGTGGAAAACAGAGACAGGTTTGCGGTGGGGCTTTTTAGACAGTTCAAGATTGAGGAAACACCGAGCAGGGTCCTTATAATCACGCCCACCCTTGAACAAAAAAAGTGGGTGCTTGAGTATATTAGGGCAAGGCTTTCTGACTACGAAAAAGAAATACTGGTGAGGTCTCAGGAAGAGGGGAAAAAACTACAAGAAGACCCTCCTAAGGACAACCTTTTGCCCTCCTATAACTTTGAAAACTTTGTGGTGGGAAAGTCTAACCAGCTTGCCTATAGGATATGTCTTGAGGTTTCCATGAACCCCGGTGTCTATAGCCCCCTTTTTATATACGGTGGTGTTGGCTTGGGCAAGACCCATCTTCTCCATGCGGTAGGCAACAGGGCAAGGTCTAACGGCTATAAGGCTCTATATAGACAGGCGGTGGAGTTCTCCGAGGAGATGATAAAAAGCCTCAAGGAAGGGAAAATAGAAACCTTCAGGAAAGCCTACTCTAACGTGGATATACTGCTTTTGGATGATGTGCAGTTTCTCTCTGGTAAGGAAAGGACACAGGTAGAGCTTTTTAGGGTCTTTGAAGCTCTCCAATCCGCAGAAAAACAGATAGTGCTTGTAAGCGACAGACATCCAAAGGATATTAGAGATGTCTCTGAACGCCTTTTGAGTAGGTTTGCCAGTGGTCTCATCTTGGAAATAGGGCTGGATAAAGAGACAAAGCTATCCATAATTAAAAACAAGCTCCTTCTCTTTGGACTTCCCACAGACAAAAGACACATTGACTATGTAATGGAAAACACGGGCTACAGCGTAAGGGAGATAGAGGGTTTTATAAAAACCTTAAAGTTTACCGGCATAAGGGAGGAACAACCTACACAAGCTCTGAGCAAGGAGGAAGACCTTATAAAGCATGTAGCAAAATACTTTAACCTAAGAACTGAAGACCTCAAAAGGGAAACAAGAGAAAGAAAGGTTCTAAAGGCAAGGCAGACCGCCATGTATCTTTGCAGAACTCTTCTGCATATGTCCTATTCGGAAATAGCGAGGCTCTTCGGAAAGCCAGACCACACCTCTGCCCTATATTCCATAAAAAAGGTAGAAGAGAAAAAACAGCAAGACAGAAAATTTGCCTACACGCTTGAGATGTTGGAAAAGAGCATCAAGAAACATTTAGGCTTAAATTAA
- a CDS encoding c-type cytochrome biogenesis protein CcmI/CycH, whose product MSKLFVFLASLLFACQPLPKEVPLEKYRNQFIEGEVVLDEALKDKVPKGKTFLIISVRDLENPMPLAVLRVKNPKLPYKFKITGKHKLSHDRIMEGQVIITARLSSSDKAEAQKGDLVGSTNAQVGTRGVIIKINSEVE is encoded by the coding sequence ATGTCAAAACTCTTCGTATTCCTTGCCTCTTTGCTTTTTGCCTGTCAACCCTTGCCAAAGGAAGTGCCCCTTGAAAAGTATAGAAATCAGTTTATAGAGGGTGAGGTTGTTCTTGATGAGGCTCTCAAGGACAAAGTTCCAAAGGGAAAAACCTTTCTTATAATATCTGTTAGAGACCTTGAAAATCCTATGCCCTTGGCGGTTTTAAGGGTAAAGAACCCAAAGCTACCCTACAAGTTCAAGATAACAGGCAAGCACAAGCTGAGCCACGATAGAATTATGGAAGGGCAGGTTATAATAACTGCAAGATTGAGTAGTTCTGACAAGGCGGAGGCTCAAAAGGGAGACCTTGTGGGGTCTACCAACGCACAGGTTGGGACAAGGGGTGTGATAATAAAAATAAACTCAGAGGTGGAATGA
- a CDS encoding metal ABC transporter substrate-binding protein codes for MRVLLFLVLLISLSYAKDYVLASSYPIYYPLRYIAGDRFEVDVFIKSQADPHHYELKPDDVRRLQRAKAFLYLGLEGWERKVVNTAGKDRAYPLAQGLTLIRVGRGYDPHLWLSPKAYMGVVENIQKVLSQLDPAGSEQYKRRASEYMERLRALDKEYREVLSTCKTKTLVITHLSTAYLGRDYELEMVGLRGVHAEEEPRPSEVRRMIERARRAKVGVVFAELGQDERLARRVAQEVGARVLTLNSSLFPEERNDDYFSIMRRNLERLSEGLECQRR; via the coding sequence ATGAGAGTCCTATTGTTTTTAGTGTTGCTTATAAGCCTATCATACGCCAAGGACTATGTGCTTGCTTCCTCCTATCCCATATACTACCCTCTTAGGTATATAGCGGGCGATAGATTTGAGGTGGATGTGTTTATAAAGTCCCAGGCGGACCCTCACCACTACGAGCTAAAGCCTGATGATGTTAGAAGGCTTCAAAGGGCAAAAGCTTTTCTGTATCTGGGTTTAGAAGGTTGGGAAAGGAAAGTAGTCAACACGGCAGGAAAGGATAGAGCTTACCCACTGGCACAGGGTTTAACGCTTATAAGGGTAGGAAGGGGCTACGACCCACATCTTTGGCTCTCTCCTAAGGCATACATGGGCGTAGTGGAGAACATACAGAAGGTTTTGTCTCAATTAGACCCAGCTGGCTCTGAACAATACAAGAGGAGAGCAAGTGAGTATATGGAAAGGCTAAGGGCGTTGGATAAGGAATACAGGGAAGTGCTTTCCACGTGTAAGACAAAAACCTTGGTGATTACCCACCTCTCTACCGCATACTTGGGAAGGGACTATGAACTTGAGATGGTGGGTTTAAGGGGTGTTCATGCGGAAGAAGAGCCAAGACCTTCTGAGGTAAGGCGTATGATAGAAAGGGCAAGGAGAGCTAAAGTGGGTGTGGTTTTTGCGGAGTTGGGACAGGACGAAAGGCTTGCAAGAAGAGTAGCACAGGAAGTGGGTGCAAGGGTTTTGACCCTTAATTCATCTCTCTTTCCAGAGGAGAGAAATGATGACTATTTTTCCATTATGAGGAGAAACTTAGAGAGGCTTTCAGAGGGGCTTGAGTGCCAGAGAAGGTAG
- a CDS encoding DNA-methyltransferase, with amino-acid sequence MTVVDTVILGDAYDVLKSFPQETVNLIITSPPYYRQRDYGGIGIGNEETKEAYLENLLKIFGECVRVLKNDGSIVFNLGDKYINGSLALIPYRFAIMAMERFNVLLVNNITWVKKNPTPRQYKRRLTPSTEPFFHFVKSDKYYFDLDSFMEDKKPSFNGKRRNPGERYFKLIENSDLSPEEKELAKKELSIAIEEVRLGLIRDFRMKIRGIHAEPFGGQEGGRLYHLRRKGFTIIKMRGEPIKRDVIESNVETIKGRKHSAIYPKKLISELIKLLSREGDIVLDPFAGSGTTLIAAYELKRHYIGIEINPEYYRYILERLEDARRKIQNERKGLYEHM; translated from the coding sequence ATGACAGTTGTAGACACAGTAATACTTGGCGATGCATATGATGTTCTTAAAAGCTTTCCTCAAGAAACTGTTAACCTTATTATTACTTCCCCTCCTTACTACAGACAGAGGGACTACGGGGGTATAGGTATCGGTAATGAAGAAACCAAAGAAGCGTATCTTGAAAACCTTCTAAAAATATTTGGAGAGTGCGTTAGAGTTTTGAAGAATGATGGCAGCATAGTATTTAATCTGGGGGATAAATATATAAATGGGAGCCTTGCATTAATTCCATATAGGTTTGCAATAATGGCTATGGAACGTTTCAATGTCTTGCTTGTTAACAACATAACATGGGTAAAGAAGAACCCAACCCCTCGCCAATATAAAAGAAGACTTACACCATCCACAGAACCCTTTTTTCATTTTGTAAAGTCTGATAAATACTACTTTGATTTAGACAGCTTTATGGAGGACAAAAAACCATCTTTTAATGGCAAAAGGAGAAATCCTGGCGAAAGATATTTTAAACTAATAGAAAACTCAGACCTTAGTCCAGAAGAAAAGGAGCTTGCCAAAAAGGAGCTAAGTATAGCCATAGAGGAAGTAAGACTTGGTTTAATACGGGATTTCAGGATGAAAATAAGAGGAATTCATGCAGAACCCTTTGGTGGGCAGGAAGGTGGCAGGCTATACCATTTGAGAAGAAAAGGTTTTACTATAATAAAAATGAGAGGTGAACCTATTAAGCGCGATGTCATAGAAAGCAATGTAGAAACAATAAAAGGTAGAAAACATTCAGCAATATATCCTAAAAAACTTATTTCTGAACTTATAAAACTTTTGTCCAGAGAGGGAGATATAGTGCTTGATCCTTTTGCAGGTAGCGGAACTACATTAATAGCAGCTTATGAACTTAAAAGGCATTATATAGGTATAGAGATAAATCCAGAATACTACAGATACATACTTGAAAGACTTGAGGATGCAAGGAGAAAAATTCAAAATGAGCGAAAAGGATTATACGAACATATGTAG
- a CDS encoding aldo/keto reductase, with amino-acid sequence MKNFLDLELSELGVGTYLGELDPKTSQGYREVIKTALQRGINVVDTAIVYRYMKSERDIGEVLREIPRDKVIVSTKGGYVPYDVDSGIDPKDYFYENFVNTGIIKLEEMTPQGHYLSAKFIEWCLNKSLENMNTDYVDIYFLHNPEEQLNFFDRKTFNTKIRECFEYLEFEVKRGRVRYYGLATWGGFRVSPASRQYLNLPELLGIAEQVAGQEHHFRFIQLPYNLGMPEAYTLKNQEVDGQRVSTLEACERLGIYTYISASIYQGRVIGRVPQELKQKLKVEKDVHASLQFVLSTPGVGTALVGMSKLEHLEENLQILGVPRLSGAEFLSLFK; translated from the coding sequence ATGAAAAACTTCTTAGACCTTGAACTCTCCGAGCTTGGTGTTGGCACATATCTTGGAGAGCTTGACCCAAAGACCTCTCAAGGATACAGAGAGGTTATAAAGACAGCCCTTCAGAGGGGCATAAATGTGGTGGATACCGCCATAGTCTACAGATACATGAAAAGTGAAAGGGACATAGGAGAAGTGCTAAGGGAAATCCCAAGAGACAAGGTGATTGTGTCCACAAAGGGTGGCTATGTGCCTTACGATGTGGACTCAGGGATTGACCCAAAGGACTACTTTTACGAGAACTTTGTAAACACAGGAATAATAAAGTTGGAGGAGATGACTCCTCAGGGACACTATCTTTCCGCTAAGTTTATTGAGTGGTGTCTTAACAAAAGCCTTGAAAACATGAACACAGACTATGTGGATATTTATTTTCTCCACAACCCAGAGGAACAGCTTAACTTCTTTGACAGAAAGACCTTTAATACAAAGATAAGGGAGTGTTTTGAGTATCTTGAGTTTGAAGTAAAGAGAGGAAGAGTAAGATATTATGGGCTTGCCACATGGGGAGGCTTTAGGGTTTCTCCCGCAAGCAGGCAGTATCTAAACCTTCCAGAGCTTTTAGGCATAGCAGAGCAAGTGGCAGGTCAAGAGCACCACTTTAGGTTTATTCAACTACCTTATAACCTTGGAATGCCAGAAGCCTACACTTTGAAAAACCAAGAGGTAGATGGTCAAAGGGTCTCTACCCTTGAAGCCTGTGAAAGGCTTGGTATTTACACTTATATTAGTGCCAGCATATATCAGGGTAGAGTTATTGGCAGAGTTCCGCAGGAGCTAAAGCAAAAACTCAAGGTTGAAAAGGATGTGCATGCAAGCCTTCAGTTTGTCCTTAGCACTCCCGGTGTTGGCACTGCCCTTGTGGGCATGAGTAAGTTGGAACACTTGGAGGAAAACCTTCAGATATTGGGTGTGCCAAGGCTAAGTGGGGCAGAGTTTTTAAGCCTTTTTAAATAG
- a CDS encoding succinate dehydrogenase/fumarate reductase iron-sulfur subunit, with amino-acid sequence MKVRIKRHPKGVEEFEVEVSQKITLLELLYKVKEELDPTLAFRSMCRAGICGTCAVKLNGKPVLACSTWVSGEDLLVEPIDRFSVIKDLVVDHESVVKRLKDYSLWLRIGEGTISLQEDINRKTSRSWECILCGICDSVCPVLSESGLFGGPLTLTRLYKYLHDPRNAQQETTLKTLQNLKPELCTHCMNCSYACPKRLMPEGLIREEENLLVEKGLLQRQVGGFDFLSF; translated from the coding sequence GTGAAAGTCAGAATAAAGAGGCATCCTAAAGGTGTTGAGGAGTTTGAAGTTGAGGTTTCTCAGAAGATAACCCTTCTTGAGCTTTTGTATAAAGTTAAAGAGGAACTTGACCCTACCCTCGCCTTTAGGAGTATGTGTAGGGCGGGTATATGTGGCACCTGCGCGGTAAAGCTCAATGGAAAGCCAGTCCTTGCTTGCTCCACGTGGGTTTCTGGAGAGGATTTACTTGTTGAACCCATTGACAGGTTTTCTGTGATAAAGGACCTGGTAGTAGACCACGAGAGCGTAGTGAAAAGGCTAAAGGATTATAGCCTGTGGCTACGTATTGGAGAAGGGACTATAAGCCTACAAGAGGATATAAACCGTAAAACTTCAAGAAGCTGGGAGTGTATACTCTGCGGTATATGTGATAGTGTATGTCCTGTGCTATCAGAAAGTGGACTTTTTGGAGGTCCTCTAACCCTCACAAGATTATACAAATACCTTCATGACCCAAGAAATGCGCAACAAGAGACTACTTTAAAAACTTTGCAGAACCTCAAGCCAGAACTTTGCACCCATTGTATGAACTGCTCCTATGCCTGCCCCAAAAGGCTTATGCCAGAGGGTCTAATAAGAGAGGAAGAAAACCTGCTTGTAGAAAAGGGTCTACTTCAAAGGCAGGTAGGTGGCTTTGACTTTTTGAGTTTTTAA